A single region of the Streptomyces sp. ITFR-16 genome encodes:
- the ssuE gene encoding NADPH-dependent FMN reductase, with the protein MATVLSVSGSPSATSRTARLLSHLDDRLRDQGHEVISLQVRTLPADALLGADFRHPAVVEATALFERVDGVVIGTPIYKAAYSGLLKSLLDLLPQYALAGKTVLPLATGGSVAHVLAIDYALRPVLTSMGATHVVPGWFTLDKDITVNADGTITLPGPTAEALAEVTDRFSTALRSEAALLQPSL; encoded by the coding sequence ATGGCCACCGTTCTCTCCGTCTCAGGAAGCCCCTCGGCCACCTCCCGCACCGCCCGCCTCCTGAGCCACCTCGACGACCGGCTCAGGGACCAGGGCCACGAGGTGATCTCCCTCCAGGTGCGCACCCTCCCCGCCGACGCCCTCCTCGGCGCCGACTTCCGGCACCCGGCGGTGGTCGAGGCCACGGCACTGTTCGAGCGGGTGGACGGGGTGGTGATCGGCACCCCGATCTACAAGGCCGCCTACTCGGGCCTGCTCAAGTCGCTCCTGGACCTGCTCCCGCAGTACGCCCTCGCCGGCAAGACCGTGCTCCCCCTCGCGACGGGCGGCAGCGTGGCCCACGTCCTGGCCATCGACTACGCCTTGCGCCCGGTGCTCACGTCGATGGGCGCGACACATGTCGTACCGGGCTGGTTCACCCTGGACAAGGACATCACCGTCAACGCCGACGGAACGATCACCCTCCCCGGCCCCACGGCAGAAGCCCTGGCCGAGGTAACAGACCGCTTCTCCACGGCGCTGCGCAGCGAAGCGGCACTGCTGCAACCAAGCCTCTGA
- a CDS encoding alpha/beta hydrolase — translation MTEHAAEYADHHGPEGPATRGTVVVVPGRGETRETYTRLGRRLAADAYRVRVVDPPRLDADDPEGSLSAFGDRITEAVAGTAGPEGVVGPVVLVGADTGAVAVAALLARTGGTAGPDAVVLAGLPARTAGAGDWDDELDVRTSCPAHRGAIAADSGFRRGALDEPVPDTLLALAQESEADVPALILTGEADPLADRDALARTAKSLPRARLSVVRDAHHDVLNDMQHRSVAAEVVTFLEALRNDLVPLVAVESSAW, via the coding sequence ATGACCGAGCACGCCGCCGAGTACGCCGACCACCACGGCCCCGAAGGGCCCGCCACGCGCGGCACGGTCGTCGTGGTGCCCGGCCGGGGAGAGACCCGGGAGACCTACACCCGGCTGGGCCGCCGGCTGGCCGCCGACGCCTACCGGGTCCGGGTCGTCGACCCGCCCCGCCTGGACGCCGACGACCCGGAGGGTTCACTGAGCGCGTTCGGTGACCGCATCACCGAGGCCGTCGCGGGGACGGCGGGCCCCGAGGGGGTCGTCGGCCCGGTGGTCCTGGTGGGCGCCGACACCGGAGCCGTGGCGGTGGCGGCGCTCCTGGCCCGGACGGGCGGGACGGCCGGCCCCGACGCCGTCGTCCTCGCGGGACTTCCGGCGCGCACGGCCGGGGCCGGCGACTGGGACGACGAACTCGACGTCCGCACGTCCTGTCCCGCCCACCGGGGCGCGATCGCGGCCGACTCCGGATTCCGCCGGGGCGCCCTCGACGAGCCGGTCCCGGACACCCTGCTGGCTCTGGCCCAGGAGAGCGAGGCGGATGTGCCGGCGCTGATCCTGACCGGTGAGGCCGATCCGCTCGCGGACCGCGACGCGCTCGCCCGAACGGCCAAGTCCCTGCCCCGGGCCCGGCTTTCCGTCGTCCGGGACGCCCACCACGATGTCCTCAACGACATGCAGCACCGCTCGGTCGCGGCCGAGGTGGTCACCTTCCTAGAGGCCCTACGCAACGACCTCGTGCCGCTGGTCGCGGTGGAGTCGAGCGCGTGGTGA